The genomic window AGATATAGTCTAGAGTGGCAGGCAGCTTGCCGGAGGCATATTTTGAGGGGCTGGTCTTGGGACAGGTGAGAATTGGATTCTGTTCTTGAGCAGATGGCCTCTGGCAATGAGCAGGGTAGTCAGCGTTcctttcattcaggagcatttgaGTGTCTACCTTGTGTGGGCACTGGGGCCCCACACTGAGTGGGCTGAGTACTGCTGCcgtgtggtgtctgtgtgcatgtgcccAAGGACCATGTCTAGAAGATCACACGTGAAGGAGGCAGAGCAGTGAGGAGTCTCATCAGGGCTACTGCCCAGGCCCAAGAAGGGGGTTCTTTGACGAGAAAGGTTGCGGTGGACAGCCCTCTCCATTAGGAGGCCAGGAATCATAAGTACTTAACTAAGTGGTCTCTGAGGATGCCTGTTTCTCACGAGGGCTGGTGAACAGAGAGAGGATAGGTAAAATGCCAAATGTGCATAGGCTGGAAGAGGAAGATCAGCGTGTCATCTGTGGCTTCAGTGCTCCCTGAAGGGGAGCAGGGGCATCTGCTGGAGCACACTGTTAGAGTGAACTCTGGCTGGGACACTCACAGGAGTGGGCAGCTGCGGGAGAAGCCTTTGTGCCATGGTGTAATAGACCTGACAGAGCCGCTCAGTGCTAAGCTCTGCGCTTGCTGTAGGAGACACGTACACAAATTGTGAGAGGTGTAATGGTCATCCAGCAATCACAGTGGTGTTTTCAAAGAAGGtaaaatgaagtgaaaaaagGGCACCCAACTACCTACAGTGTTACCTGGATTCCAtttttacatgtatatatttacatatagaaTGAAGTTGAAGTAAGTAGAGAGAGTGTTAATAGTAAGATGTGGGATaaggattgttttgttttgtgtttcctaGTGATTCTATGATtcaagtgtttttatttatttatttaaagataatttgaaaggcagagttacagagagagagagagagattatccatctactgtttcattctccagatAGTCTCAGATGTCCTgggctgggtctccaacatgggtggcaggggctcaagtacttgggccatcatctactgcttttccaggtgcattagcagggagctagattggaagtgaagcagctgggacttgaaccggtgttcatatgggatgccagcatggtagatagcttaacctgctgtgccacaaaggcAGCCCTGCCTCGTTGATTATTTTAActatattttctctttgattcagattggcccaggagagagaagaagcaaaagcaaagaaagaaaattcaacagGCAACACCAGCTTGTTAGAAAAGATGGGATCCGTGGATTTCCATATGAAAGCTGTGCCAGGGACAGAAGTACCAGGGCACAAAGTGAGTCTTTGGTGGCCTGAACTAACCAAGAACTATTACCTGAGCCTACATGGTCGTGGTGTCATGTCAATAGCTAGTtgcattttttcctttgctttgaaGCTATTAACATAGATAGTACTTACTGGTTTTCAAGATGCTTCTTTATTTTAGAGAGGGAGATCAAAACCCAAGTGGAAGCAGTCTCCTAAGGGACACATGTGTTGAAGAGTATTGGCAAGACTCAAGcttactgttttttatttatttatttattgaaaatttatttatttgagaggcagagttacagacagagagagggagagacagaaaggtcttccatccactggattactccccaaatggctgtagcggctggagctgggccagtctgaagccaggagccaggagattcttctgggtctcccccgtgggtgcaggggcccaagcacctgggccatcttccattgctttcctaggccattagcagagagctggattagaagtggagcagctgtgcccacattggatgcccacatgcaggcagaggcttgacctactatgccacagtgcctgccccatttaGTGGTTTTTTTAGTGGCTGTTGCATTTGGGGGAATTTGggttttgcttgctttttttggAAACCTGtctaatttgaattttattcaataaatagaaCTTACTGCAGAAAATAGAGTTGGCAATTACATCAAACTTGTTTATACTATTGTAGTGGGCTTGGTAGAACAATTGTGTTTTGGTTATAAAGGAATCCCAGTCAGGAAGAAGCAGGCGGAGTTTGACATTCTTTCCCAGCCTGATAGTAAGCGCTCAGAGTGTACCCAGGCCACAGTAACACATTCTACATGGAGCGGGGACACCCCTACCTTTAAGACCTTTCTCCAGCGTAAACCATACATAATTTGGATCAGCTAATACTAATCATGTCCTTGGCTCCTAACCTTAGTGTTATTCATCAAAGGccatttatgtatataaattctAAGAAAAAGAATACATGGACATCCATTTATTAGCATACTTGGTAGAAATATGTATGTGTCATGTATAGACCTTCCTCGTGTCAGGGTTGTGCTGCCTTTATCAACTGAGAGCTATCTGAAGACAGATAACCAAGTCTCCTCCCTTAGGCTCTAGCATGTTGCTCAGCCTCTTTCATCAATCAAGAGACCCTCTCCATTCTAGGAGTGCAGGATCCCTGACCCTTACTGGGGCATGCTGCAAGGGGGAAGGACCAGCACCTTCTATGTATATGTGACTGAATTAAGATAGGGCAGTGAGCACACCATGCCTGCTATTTTTATATAACATCTACATGATATATTTGGGGTTGATGACTGCTtcaattttttccttcatttttttattctcatACACTTTTTGTCTTTGAGAATTCATTTTATTGCGATATTACCCATCAGTTACCATAGCCTTGagttcagcttttaaaaaattatatagatgtattgtttttgtcttttttatttgtgacatgtatataaaatatattctttttatttgtttcttttagaaTTGGGTTGTCAGTAAATTTGGAAGAGTCTTACCTGTTCTTCACCTTAAGAATCAACACAAACGCAAAATATCCTTTGTTTAGGCCTCTCGAAGAAATTATGATTTGTCACAGTGATGGATATGTGGAAAATACCTTTAGAATTGCAATACCTCTCTCAGCAAATCCTTAGGTATTTCCAATTTCTAGGCAAAGGTAGATCTACTTACATGTATGAAACAACTAGAGAGTTATAACAGAATGTAATGAGGTTTTTTAATTGAGTAATGTGAGTGAAGATTGCCAAAGAATCAGTTTCATTTACTAATTTATACATCTTCCCATTATACATGGCTTCATAGCCATTGCTAAAGGAGCTAAAGAGGGGTGAGGGAACAAGGGTCATCATTAGCGAAGGTTTTAGAAGAATTGAGGTGGATCTTGAATGAATAGAAAATTGCCAGGACACCGTCCTAAAAAGAGGAAAATGGTGAGTAAAATTCACACAGGAGAATGTGGATGGAGGAACCCTGTGGAGCTTAAGGCTAGCAAATTCACATGCCTGTCCAGGGAGAGCAGGTAGTGTGAGACCTTGAAGGCCAGGTGTCAAGGGTTTCTGAGCAGGGATCATGACTTGGTGTGGCATTCAGTCTGCGAGGCGGGAATGGTTATGCTGGTTCTGGCAGAaggaatgtaatacacacagtggttaagacagtgcTGCAGGAACAAGGAGCCGAGGGTCAGGTTGCCTAGTTATTGATAACTATAGCAAACCACTACCATCCAGGggccagagaagcagaaagatatGTCCTCAGACCGAGAGGCCACTGTGCCAGGGCAGCACTGCCTGAACTGATGCTAGTAGCACTAGCCACAGCTACTTCTACCCCCTGTGTCAAGGGCACTAAGGTCAGGGAAGTGCggatttcttccttttcattttccgGCTTTCCACCAATGCCAGCCACTGATAGCAGAGAGGAAGATCATGAAGGAGGTGACATCATCGTGAAGATGATAGACATTGTGTAGCTCACCTCACATAGGACTGGCATGTactaagtgcttaataaatgaaCAGAGGACTTTCAAGAGTGATAATTTAAAGCAGTTTGCACTTGCCCATTCATATGTGTTAGGAAATCAGTAAATGCTAGCTACCATTAAAACACATTTATATGAACTAGAATCTGGGAAATCAGCAAGCAAACAGGCCTGGTGGagatcactatttttttttttaataaagaagacCTTAAAAATGTGTTAACAGAGGGTAAATCACTGTTAAATGGATGCCATTGAGTGAAAAAAGTCACAGCTGAGAAGACAGGAATGGTCAGAGAATTTGCGACTGAAGCACATGAGTTGCCTAGCTATGCCTTTGGATTCTCCTTTAGCCTCTGCTTTACAGTGTTAGTAAATAGTCTTGGGGCCAGTGTACTTAGAATGTAATCTGAATGGGTTTGCTGTAATATCTTCAGATGGTGCAAGTACATTCTGCCAACTGGTAATCATGATGCTTAACTTTAACTCCAGAGATGTCATAGAAAGCGTGATTCCATAGATTCTGAAAGGTGGCTCAGTGAagtcctcattttatttataggaagctgagaataaaatgagataaatgaCTTCTTGGACATCAAAACCATATCCTTTGTGTTTAACCAGATTGATAGGTTTTCCTAACACCTAGTGCTTTTTATTAATTCCTTGACTTTgagtaacataataaaatatgacCCATCAAAGTACTGCCACAACTTAAAGAAGATCGGAGAGGATTTCACAGATACCATTCCCGTATCAAGCCTCACTTGGGAACTGGAAGGAGGGAATGACCCTATGAGTAAGAAACGGCGAGGCGAATTCTCTGACTTCTCTGGCCCTCCCAGGAAGATAATAAAAATACGGAAGGATGAGGGTTCCACTGGGTCTGTGTCTGTGAATCCACGGGCCAGTAGAGTAGCGGAGAGTAACACATCTCAAAAGACTTCTGGCTTAGAAACTGGCTGGAAGAGAAACAGCATGTCTgatgatgatattaattctgAAGATGAATTAAGAGCAATGATTGCAGAAGAGGAGAAGTTACAGAGAACTCTGTGTTCCTCaataaatgaatctgaaaatGATCCTTTTGAAGTTGTAAAGGAGGATTTCAAATCAGATGTTCACAAACTTCATTCTTTAACAGGCTTAGGTGTAAAAAATAATACTTCTGGGCCTTTTAGCAATGTGGAAAGTGACTGTGAGTATGATTCAGGAGATACAGATGAAATCTTTGCAATGAAAAAAACAGCCAGTAAGATGAAAAATAGTGCAGGATTCtcacaaaaggaaaaatctaCACGCAGAAAAACTTTGAAAACTAGAGAGAATGGCAAGCTTTCTGATCAGTGTGTTAaagtacaaaaaaggaaaagcaatgtAGAGTCAGCCCTCAGTAATGGACCAAAGCATTGTAATCATACACCTCTGTCTGAGCCCAGCAGCAGCGAAGATGCTGATCCTGCCTCTGAGTCAGAAGGTGATGAGGAGTATAACACCATGATGAAAAACTGTCCCCGTTTGAGCCTCACGTTGGCTGATCTGGAGCAGATCGCTGCCTGTGATCCTGAAGTTACAAAAGAAGATACTGAGAGTGATAACCCAGAGTCCACCACCTGCAACAAGTTTGACAAAGCCTCCAAGAGCCCCAAAGCCGTCCCTGGCCTCCGCAGAGGCAGGCAGTGCATTAATCCTGAGGAAATTGTGGCTTCCCTTTTGGAAGAAGAGAGCACCTATGCTAAACGGACGCCAGAGGAAAACTTAAAGCCAAAATTCCAGGCTTTTAAAGGAGTGGGCAGTCTCTATGGAGAGCAATCAGTGCAAAAGCTCTTGAAAGAGAGTCCTGCTGCTAACAATAAAGGTCAGAATTCCTTCAAACAAGATTCCAATAGTGTTTCCACGGAAAATGGGTCCCCATTTGCCAATGGCTCCTCAAGCAAACACGTTCAATCTCAAAAACGGCAACCTACTTTTGACAGTCAGAGTCTCCAGGTAGTATCCCCTAACAGTTCAGAAAAAGGAAGTAGAAACCCTGTTTCGGGTCTATTGCCATTAAAAGGTAAGACTTCTTTAAACCTTAGTGCAAAGACTCACAAGACAGACCATGACGAAGACGGTTGCCATAATACCACAGAAGCAGAGGGAACAAGGTCTGATCCAGGCACTTCTCTTGAGAAATCATCAAAACTGTCTTTGAGGAAACACATTCAGGAAAGCAAAACTGATTTTTCACATTCTGTTAGTAATTCGTCAGATGCAGATGCTAAGGACAAACATGCTGAGGACAATCAGAAGCGTTTGGCGGCATTGGAGGCAAGGCagagagccaaagaaatgcagaagAAACTGGTGCACAATGCCCTGGCGAATGTGGTGAGTGTGTTTTCAGTCTGAATTTAACACCGACTCTCTCAAAGTCCAGTTTTTTCTCCCTGTGAAATTAGATAAATTCTTTAGAGCTTATTATCTTAGTAATAATCCATTTCATATTTTGTATCTTTGAGTTAACTTTGACCACCGCATATATTTAGTATGAGTATATCCTAAAGGAAGCAAGATTATATTGTgtttattaaaaacattaaaatatatttttattttcattttatttgagagacagattttccatctgctagcttactCCAAAAATGTGGCTTActccacagcagcccaggctgggcagagtCAAAGGCAGAAGCCCCAAAcccagtccagttctcccatatgggtgacagagaccaaaGACTTGCGTCATCACTTAATGCCTCCCAGAGGGTGCccaagcaggaggctggaatcagctgtggaaccagaacttgaactctaatgtgggatgcatgcaccccaagtggcatcttaactgctctgccaaacacccacctctgaAAACAttcctaatttgttttttttaatctaattttttttatcatttcactAATTACTTGTATATgtatcttttttgggggggggggcaggcagagttagacagagagagacagagaaaaaggtcttcctttttctgttggttcaccccccaactggccactatggccagtatgttacggccagcacactgcgctgatccgacgccaggcgcttcctcctggtctcccatggggtgcagggcccaaggacctgggacatcctccactgcctcccggggccacagcagagag from Oryctolagus cuniculus chromosome 1, mOryCun1.1, whole genome shotgun sequence includes these protein-coding regions:
- the NOL8 gene encoding nucleolar protein 8 isoform X4 encodes the protein MGSVDFHMKAVPGTEVPGHKNWVVSKFGRVLPVLHLKNQHKRKIIKYDPSKYCHNLKKIGEDFTDTIPVSSLTWELEGGNDPMSKKRRGEFSDFSGPPRKIIKIRKDEGSTGSVSVNPRASRVAESNTSQKTSGLETGWKRNSMSDDDINSEDELRAMIAEEEKLQRTLCSSINESENDPFEVVKEDFKSDVHKLHSLTGLGVKNNTSGPFSNVESDCEYDSGDTDEIFAMKKTASKMKNSAGFSQKEKSTRRKTLKTRENGKLSDQCVKVQKRKSNVESALSNGPKHCNHTPLSEPSSSEDADPASESEGDEEYNTMMKNCPRLSLTLADLEQIAACDPEVTKEDTESDNPESTTCNKFDKASKSPKAVPGLRRGRQCINPEEIVASLLEEESTYAKRTPEENLKPKFQAFKGVGSLYGEQSVQKLLKESPAANNKGQNSFKQDSNSVSTENGSPFANGSSSKHVQSQKRQPTFDSQSLQVVSPNSSEKGSRNPVSGLLPLKGKTSLNLSAKTHKTDHDEDGCHNTTEAEGTRSDPGTSLEKSSKLSLRKHIQESKTDFSHSVSNSSDADAKDKHAEDNQKRLAALEARQRAKEMQKKLVHNALANVDGHPESKSTHIIFGSDSESEKEETSSQAKSCPEEELVTEPMGKASGKLFDSSDDEESDAEDDSNRFKIKPQFEGRAGQKLMDLQSHFGTDDRFRMDSRFLESDSEEEQEEINEEKTAEEEEFAAEKKKALNVVQSVLQMNLSSSSSKGTVAAKKFKDIIRYDPTRHDHATYERKKDEKPKESKAKRKKKREEAEKLPEVSKEMYYNIATDLKEIFQTTKGTSEKEEDTPGNEDCGGEKAQEIQDPAALTNGDRQPAGFTFSFFDSDTTDVKEETYRVETVKPAKIVSKGDPRFQDSSSEEEEEVTEETDRGKPSPEEASLPEKQTSRFFFFSKDDERLHVGSDLFWRGVGSNISRNSWEARTKHLLMDCRKKHKEAKRRVKQK
- the NOL8 gene encoding nucleolar protein 8 isoform X2, with the translated sequence MKASRETKRLFVGGLGPTISEADLQNQFSRFGEVSDVEIITRKDDQGNPQKVFAYVNIRIAEGDLKKCMSVLNKTKWKGGTLQIQLAKESFLHRLAQEREEAKAKKENSTGNTSLLEKMGSVDFHMKAVPGTEVPGHKNWVVSKFGRVLPVLHLKNQHKRKIIKYDPSKYCHNLKKIGEDFTDTIPVSSLTWELEGGNDPMSKKRRGEFSDFSGPPRKIIKIRKDEGSTGSVSVNPRASRVAESNTSQKTSGLETGWKRNSMSDDDINSEDELRAMIAEEEKLQRTLCSSINESENDPFEVVKEDFKSDVHKLHSLTGLGVKNNTSGPFSNVESDCEYDSGDTDEIFAMKKTASKMKNSAGFSQKEKSTRRKTLKTRENGKLSDQCVKVQKRKSNVESALSNGPKHCNHTPLSEPSSSEDADPASESEGDEEYNTMMKNCPRLSLTLADLEQIAACDPEVTKEDTESDNPESTTCNKFDKASKSPKAVPGLRRGRQCINPEEIVASLLEEESTYAKRTPEENLKPKFQAFKGVGSLYGEQSVQKLLKESPAANNKGQNSFKQDSNSVSTENGSPFANGSSSKHVQSQKRQPTFDSQSLQVVSPNSSEKGSRNPVSGLLPLKGKTSLNLSAKTHKTDHDEDGCHNTTEAEGTRSDPGTSLEKSSKLSLRKHIQESKTDFSHSVSNSSDADAKDKHAEDNQKRLAALEARQRAKEMQKKLVHNALANVDGHPESKSTHIIFGSDSESEKEETSSQAKSCPEEELVTEPMGKASGKLFDSSDDEESDAEDDSNRFKIKPQFEGRAGQKLMDLQSHFGTDDRFRMDSRFLESDSEEEQEEINEEKTAEEEEFAAEKKKALNVVQSVLQMNLSSSSSKGTVAAKKFKDIIRYDPTRHDHATYERKKDEKPKESKAKRKKKREEAEKLPEVSKEMYYNIATDLKEIFQTTKGTSEKEEDTPGNEDCGGEKAQEIQDPAALTNGDRQPAGFTFSFFDSDTTDVKEETYRVETVKPAKIVSKGDPRFQDSSSEEEEEVTEETDRGKPSPEEASLPEKQTSRFFFFSKDDERLHGSDLFWRGVGSNISRNSWEARTKHLLMDCRKKHKEAKRRVKQK
- the NOL8 gene encoding nucleolar protein 8 isoform X1, which encodes MKASRETKRLFVGGLGPTISEADLQNQFSRFGEVSDVEIITRKDDQGNPQKVFAYVNIRIAEGDLKKCMSVLNKTKWKGGTLQIQLAKESFLHRLAQEREEAKAKKENSTGNTSLLEKMGSVDFHMKAVPGTEVPGHKNWVVSKFGRVLPVLHLKNQHKRKIIKYDPSKYCHNLKKIGEDFTDTIPVSSLTWELEGGNDPMSKKRRGEFSDFSGPPRKIIKIRKDEGSTGSVSVNPRASRVAESNTSQKTSGLETGWKRNSMSDDDINSEDELRAMIAEEEKLQRTLCSSINESENDPFEVVKEDFKSDVHKLHSLTGLGVKNNTSGPFSNVESDCEYDSGDTDEIFAMKKTASKMKNSAGFSQKEKSTRRKTLKTRENGKLSDQCVKVQKRKSNVESALSNGPKHCNHTPLSEPSSSEDADPASESEGDEEYNTMMKNCPRLSLTLADLEQIAACDPEVTKEDTESDNPESTTCNKFDKASKSPKAVPGLRRGRQCINPEEIVASLLEEESTYAKRTPEENLKPKFQAFKGVGSLYGEQSVQKLLKESPAANNKGQNSFKQDSNSVSTENGSPFANGSSSKHVQSQKRQPTFDSQSLQVVSPNSSEKGSRNPVSGLLPLKGKTSLNLSAKTHKTDHDEDGCHNTTEAEGTRSDPGTSLEKSSKLSLRKHIQESKTDFSHSVSNSSDADAKDKHAEDNQKRLAALEARQRAKEMQKKLVHNALANVDGHPESKSTHIIFGSDSESEKEETSSQAKSCPEEELVTEPMGKASGKLFDSSDDEESDAEDDSNRFKIKPQFEGRAGQKLMDLQSHFGTDDRFRMDSRFLESDSEEEQEEINEEKTAEEEEFAAEKKKALNVVQSVLQMNLSSSSSKGTVAAKKFKDIIRYDPTRHDHATYERKKDEKPKESKAKRKKKREEAEKLPEVSKEMYYNIATDLKEIFQTTKGTSEKEEDTPGNEDCGGEKAQEIQDPAALTNGDRQPAGFTFSFFDSDTTDVKEETYRVETVKPAKIVSKGDPRFQDSSSEEEEEVTEETDRGKPSPEEASLPEKQTSRFFFFSKDDERLHVGSDLFWRGVGSNISRNSWEARTKHLLMDCRKKHKEAKRRVKQK
- the NOL8 gene encoding nucleolar protein 8 isoform X3 codes for the protein MSVLNKTKWKGGTLQIQLAKESFLHRLAQEREEAKAKKENSTGNTSLLEKMGSVDFHMKAVPGTEVPGHKNWVVSKFGRVLPVLHLKNQHKRKIIKYDPSKYCHNLKKIGEDFTDTIPVSSLTWELEGGNDPMSKKRRGEFSDFSGPPRKIIKIRKDEGSTGSVSVNPRASRVAESNTSQKTSGLETGWKRNSMSDDDINSEDELRAMIAEEEKLQRTLCSSINESENDPFEVVKEDFKSDVHKLHSLTGLGVKNNTSGPFSNVESDCEYDSGDTDEIFAMKKTASKMKNSAGFSQKEKSTRRKTLKTRENGKLSDQCVKVQKRKSNVESALSNGPKHCNHTPLSEPSSSEDADPASESEGDEEYNTMMKNCPRLSLTLADLEQIAACDPEVTKEDTESDNPESTTCNKFDKASKSPKAVPGLRRGRQCINPEEIVASLLEEESTYAKRTPEENLKPKFQAFKGVGSLYGEQSVQKLLKESPAANNKGQNSFKQDSNSVSTENGSPFANGSSSKHVQSQKRQPTFDSQSLQVVSPNSSEKGSRNPVSGLLPLKGKTSLNLSAKTHKTDHDEDGCHNTTEAEGTRSDPGTSLEKSSKLSLRKHIQESKTDFSHSVSNSSDADAKDKHAEDNQKRLAALEARQRAKEMQKKLVHNALANVDGHPESKSTHIIFGSDSESEKEETSSQAKSCPEEELVTEPMGKASGKLFDSSDDEESDAEDDSNRFKIKPQFEGRAGQKLMDLQSHFGTDDRFRMDSRFLESDSEEEQEEINEEKTAEEEEFAAEKKKALNVVQSVLQMNLSSSSSKGTVAAKKFKDIIRYDPTRHDHATYERKKDEKPKESKAKRKKKREEAEKLPEVSKEMYYNIATDLKEIFQTTKGTSEKEEDTPGNEDCGGEKAQEIQDPAALTNGDRQPAGFTFSFFDSDTTDVKEETYRVETVKPAKIVSKGDPRFQDSSSEEEEEVTEETDRGKPSPEEASLPEKQTSRFFFFSKDDERLHVGSDLFWRGVGSNISRNSWEARTKHLLMDCRKKHKEAKRRVKQK